TATTTTCAtttaagaaatttgaaaaataaaaatattgtgcCTAAGATTTGAATACTTAAACCACAACCTTATTTATTTCGGAGCCTCAAAAACACTATATAtacaatgaaattttttatcgaCATGATCAGATAAACACTCTCCCGACCCTCTAGATCCGCCCGCCCCTATCACGTGTCAGTAAGGGTGCACATTTGCATGTGCATGGAGCTGTTTGTTCTCTGTAACTAATTACTTTATactataattaacttaattaattaaaagctAATAAGCTAATTGTAACAACCAGTCTGTCTGTTTAGATgtattgtaattaattaattgttaagaCTAAAATTAAGGTATCCTATTTATTTGGGACCAAACTAATGATACCACGTGGATCTAGCTAACTAGTGagcaataatatatatatatatatgtatataggggCGTAGCTACACTCATGTCAGGATGTCCAATTAGACgattttcatcaaaaatttatatcgtacatacaaataaaatgataaacaaaATAGTTAAGTTACACGTAACTCAATGATTTCAGGCGCATTGAAAAGACATACAAACTTAAAATATTCTTGTGTTCGAACTTTACTAGTAGCAATTTTTCGCCTTTTTAAAAGAGTAAGCtcacctatatatatatatagagagagagagagagaattaaccaacaaaacaataataatttatcCAGTGCAATCTTACAAAAAATGAGGTTATAGAAAGGATTAAGCATATACAGACATTGAACTATCTAAGTAGGAAGATTGTTTTCGATATATCGTCATATTAAGGAAATTAAAAGAAGCTATGACAAACTATTATAGATAATCCGATAAATTATTATCTAATAATACAGAAATATAAGAAATACAACACTTAACTATCTAACTAATGATCCGACTCAACCCCCCCCCCAAACACACACCCTACCCCACCTCGAAAAAAGgctaaaaaaaaagagttgcCTATCTTTAGAGTAAGTCATAAATCTCACATGGCATAACGTGTTGTTTGGCTTTCCCATTggatatattaaattaaattaaaagaggggaaaatgaatatatatgtatatataatatatcaccgacaattattatattatattcccCAAAATCATGTGTGGATATTGAATTCCCTATCCTTTTCATTatcctcttttttatttatttattcatgtaatattttttacacAATATAAAAGGTTAAAATTATGCATCTTCTTAATTTATTCgcgttttaaattttttgatgaaaattcTGACTAGCAACGGATCGAAGTGGAGAAATGAACCTACGCTTTAGTACAAAAATGCCATTTTTAGTGCAGTCATTCAACTCAGTTTCATCTAAAGAATAAAAGACGATCTGATGCACTTAACTTTTCATTATATGCGGAGCTCAAAGTATAAGAGAGAGAATGGAATCACATCGACTCTATTGTACGCAGTATTATCTTATATATGTGCATACTTAATAACAAAACACTTGAAATGAGATTCAACTAAATATCACAAGAGTTGCATACAATAGTGAAATTACACTAGAAAATCAATTGGAAGTACTAGtaatgtacatatttaatacACATTTGATTCTTTCCATAACCCTAATAACACCAAATGAAAGAACCAACAGAAACAAAGTAAACCCTAAGAGACATGTGCTGGTTTACACAGCTTTATTCCTGAAGCAATTTACAAAGTCACAACTGTTGTAAGGCAACAAATCAGTGAGTCTAACCGAGTTGACGAGAAACAGAACGAATCCTTTTATACAGTTTCCTCGTCGTGCTCTTCGTGTTACCTAATATAATAGTTTCTTTACATCATTGACAATTCGACGAATTCCTTCAAGCGCTAACTTTTTGTGCTTTTGCATCTGGAGTTTTCACAAGTTCAGCGTGATGTTTCCCCTGTTGTTGAGACCAGTAAGCATGAGCAGCTAAGACTCTGTCCAGAAGTTCCTGGGGAACGGGCTCGCCTCTTCGTTGTTGCGGGGCAATGCTTGCTGTATGTACTAATGTCTTCCATTTATCCTACATAAACAAAGCACCACACATCACATGGATGATGGGAACAATGATTACCATTTGCTAAACAAAGACTAAAAAATTAGTGAGATCTATGCTCTTATCTAGAACAACTCATATGTTCCCACTTGTGCTTTCTAGGCAATCATTCATAGCTGTCATTAGATTCATTAAGCCATTATAATAACAATTTACAATATAATAAATCTATGGATTGTCAAAATATGTAAAGCATCTTGTCATATGACGAGAGACCTTTTCTCGAGTTACTAAATACTCCTTCCATTTCATTTTACATAGAGGAATTTTACGGTCTAAAACATGTCATGACATACACATGGCTTTAACAGCATATCTTGTAAGGGTAAAAACGGAAATTTTGGGGAAGTTACTGATTTTCAAAACGTCTTGTTTAGTAACATTCTTTTTAAACGGACTAAAAAGAAAACAGtgccaaaaaaattgaaacagagGTGTATCTAAGGCTTGGGATGCGAACTCCAAATGATAATGAGACCATGACCATTATTTGCTAAGAACAATATGTGATAACATCAAGGattctaaaaaattaatttctcaaGAACTGGCATAATGCATGGAAAAGGAACACACGTTCTTGCTCATTAGAATCCTCAGAAACAATAATGGCACCAATAAGATGTCTAACCTTCAAGTCAACATAAGTTCGATGATCAGCATTATCGAAAGCACGCATTTTAACATCACGCCACCTGATTATCAGAAATTATCAGAAATGCAGTTCTCTAGTGGACAATTTGTTTTGCTAGCAAAGAGGATTTTGAAGTTCTCGTACCTTCCAGTTCCAAGATGCTCCACAGCTTCAACTAGTGCTTCTACTTCTGCAACTGAGAATGGTCTCCGTATTCTACGTTGTGAAAGTTCAGAACGTTTACTTTTTTGGTTCAGCGGAACCATAGCAAGTGCCTCTGCATTAACTGAAGGGACTATCACCAAGGCTCTAGAATCTGGAATAAATACATCGGTTGATGAATCAATAGGATTTGTAGGAGATAGCTCTGATGGAAGGTTATTCTCGTTGTACTTGCACATCTCAGTCTCTAGAGGGTCTGCTGAAGCATTGTGAATCCCAAATTCCATTATAGGACTAGGTCGCCGCCTGAGCATAAATATAACTAATTAGTCTGAACCCAGTCAATTTCATAAATGGTGGTAAAACAAAATTTGCAAATAGCATTTCTTTCCAAAGCAACACACTAGTTGAAATCATAGGAGTGCTAAACTCTTCGATCATACCTTGTTAGTTCCTGATCTGCAACATATGTTGATGAAGCCGGAAGTTTGTTAGGAGATGATGATGGAGAAACTTGGGTGAATCTAGGCTCCAAAGTGAAACCCAAATTATCGAGGTTGCCATTCTGGGAAATGCCAGCCTGCTCCAGAGTTCTATTGTCATCTCTGACCTTCTTTCCCTGGAGAACCACCCCAACCCGTAATCCACTTTCCAATATAGCTGTAACTGCCTCCATAACCGTTCTCTGCATAAGAAAATTAGCATATTTAGCTTTGAGAACTTccaattctaaaaaaaaaaaactttctaaCATCATCAAAAATCAATTAGTTACAACTGCCAACATTATCATTCCTTCATTTAATGCAAGCTTTCTGCATATCAGAGAATTCTTAATTAAGCGGCTTCAGAGACATACTAAATGACGAGAAAGATTAAATGAATAACTGTATTGACTGACAGATGCAGCAAGAACAATAATTTTCAACATTCAGCAAAGCAGAAATCGTCAACTGAAGTTTCTCAGTCAACCTAGGGAGGTGGGGGACTATTGAATACAACAGAGGAGGAGGAAAAGAGGACACCATGAATACCTTCAGAGAGCCAACTGTTGCAGTTTCCGGAACCTCTATGTAAAGCTCTGGCACCTTGAAAGACTTGATGCTAAATTTAACTGAAAGGATATATTGGACTCAAGTTAGAAGTTCTATAGAAGATAAAAATGCATGTTATCAACGAGGGAAAATTTAACAAACAGATGAAATCCAAAATCCCTTACCATTAGGGTCCTTCTTGTGATGATTGTTAACTGAAGCTGGATCAGCAGTTCCTGTAAAGCAATACAGAATATTACTTAGTATGACTACATAAATCACCAGGACCTTCAATTTCAAGGTCAATAGTAAAGTATTGACCTCTCGGCGGGATGGCATGCGAGGTATTAATGTCTCGTTTGATTTCCTTGTCAGGTGAATTTGTAACACTTTCGCTACTGGCCTCCTGGTAATATGCAACAGCAAAGCCATGGTTGCTCAATTTCCGTCTCTTGGAAGGAACTTCAAGTTGGCATCTCTTGCGTGCACGTACGCTTTTCCTACTGAGGTAAAAGGACTCCATTCCACCATCTAAACCACCAAATCCATGTAGTTAGAAAATGACATGAAGTGACAATAGAAACATGTACAAGAAAAGCTTAAGCTGGCAAAATTTAAGAGGTGTCAGGTATATCCTACACTTACTTGTGTAAGATCGCTCATATTCCTTCAATTTGGGAGCCACTTTCCAGTGTCGTGATTTCAGCATCTTCCTTATTCTTCTGTATCCAAGTCGTGATGTCGTCCTAAAGGCCCTTAACTTGGTGCTATATCTATAGCAGTCAAAAGAATTTTCGTCATCATCTCTAATACCTAACTTTACACTGTTCCTTTGCTTTACAAAAGAAGCACTAGGAACCGAATCCCTGTACAAGGGTAACTGTACACTACCATCTGAGTTAAACAAGCCACTGTTATTAACACATTCTTTGATTGGATTCTTTACACTACAAGTGTTAGTCACAGTTACGTCTTCAATCTGTTTGCTGTCATCATCTAAGTGCTTTTGAGTTCCTGTCCTGATTTTACTATCACATGGATCCTCGAGACTAGAGGATCCACCTTCAATTTTGTGGTGGAATTTTCCATCAGTTATATTGACCTCCTTGCAGTTTTCCAACTTCAAGTCAGCGTCAGAACCTATAACAGTAGAAGTATGCtccaagaaataattattttctgcatGAAGAGGTTTATCGAAACCACGTTTCAAATTTTGCTCTTGGACTGCAGTGTCGGGTAAATAGTCGCTTTCTACACAACTCCCCTGGTCAAGGCACTCTGATTTCACAGCTTTACCTTCTTCCACTTGTTCGCTTTTAATACCATCGCTGCCATCAGCAATTTCATTTTTCCCTTCTGCTGCATTACTGGAAGTCGAGCTTTCGCTCTCCAGTAAAAGCTTCCCGGCAACAGCCGCCAATAATTCAAATGCACAAATTTGATCATCATCCAATTTTTTACAGGAACGTCTCCTCTGAAATGATTCAGAATCGCAGACGATATTTAGATAAGTATATAAATACAAGACTTGTAAAAGATCAGACAATTAACAATTTCAGCATCCTTACTCTAACTGATCTAGGAGCTTTAGGTATAACTGGAACTTGAAAGCCATTGAAACCAAAATCTAACTTCGTCTTATACACCATATCTTCAGAAGCATGCCAACAAGTGATCACCCGATGCAATAAACCAATGTCACTAATTTCACCAAtctacaccaaaaaaaaaaagttttcatCAATCATCATACAATAAAAGCATTGACCAAAGACAACATATACATCATCCCAATGTTCAAAAGTTGAAAACTTTAAGTGACTAACAAATACAAAGGCACATAAAAAATGTAATATCATTACATAAAGCAAACATAATTTTTCACATAAGCCGAGTATCTACACAATCTCTCTACCCCTACAAAGGAAGGAGTACGGTCTGCCTACATCCTGCACCTCctcagaccccacttgtgggattacaccaTATACATTGTTGTATTTTCCAAATGCACTTAGCTGATCCACAAATACAAGGAAACCATACATCTAAACCAACATCAATATATGCAGAATCCGAGATCCTTCTACTAGCcac
The window above is part of the Solanum pennellii chromosome 5, SPENNV200 genome. Proteins encoded here:
- the LOC107020414 gene encoding telomere repeat-binding protein 3, translating into MVYKTKLDFGFNGFQVPVIPKAPRSVRRRRSCKKLDDDQICAFELLAAVAGKLLLESESSTSSNAAEGKNEIADGSDGIKSEQVEEGKAVKSECLDQGSCVESDYLPDTAVQEQNLKRGFDKPLHAENNYFLEHTSTVIGSDADLKLENCKEVNITDGKFHHKIEGGSSSLEDPCDSKIRTGTQKHLDDDSKQIEDVTVTNTCSVKNPIKECVNNSGLFNSDGSVQLPLYRDSVPSASFVKQRNSVKLGIRDDDENSFDCYRYSTKLRAFRTTSRLGYRRIRKMLKSRHWKVAPKLKEYERSYTNGGMESFYLSRKSVRARKRCQLEVPSKRRKLSNHGFAVAYYQEASSESVTNSPDKEIKRDINTSHAIPPRGTADPASVNNHHKKDPNVKFSIKSFKVPELYIEVPETATVGSLKRTVMEAVTAILESGLRVGVVLQGKKVRDDNRTLEQAGISQNGNLDNLGFTLEPRFTQVSPSSSPNKLPASSTYVADQELTRRRPSPIMEFGIHNASADPLETEMCKYNENNLPSELSPTNPIDSSTDVFIPDSRALVIVPSVNAEALAMVPLNQKSKRSELSQRRIRRPFSVAEVEALVEAVEHLGTGRWRDVKMRAFDNADHRTYVDLKDKWKTLVHTASIAPQQRRGEPVPQELLDRVLAAHAYWSQQQGKHHAELVKTPDAKAQKVSA